CTCTTCCTGCCCAAATCCCTGAAGCTGttcttctaattacaaccaCCACGGTGGCCAGTCCGAGATAGGGTGGAGTGATACATGATTCACTGGCCATTTCACcggcttctgtttctctttagtcAGGAACTGGAGGGAGCTGCTCCTTGGATCCCCTTCTTCTCCAGCAACACTGTGTTCCTATCCAGTACTTGCTTGACTATGTCTGTTGTTTCAAACTTGGGtttcactgctgcattcacagGCTGATCTCTTCCTCTGACCCACACGCGTTGTCCCACTCGGAATGGCACCGTGGGCGTCAGCCTCTCCTTTTTGTCGCTGGAGCTCCGCCCCACTTCCTTCGTGATGAAGGGCCGTTGGTTGAGCTCCATCGCTGGGGCTGGTCTCTCGGCTCTGCTGCTGTCATCCAGGGCCTGCCCCATTTCCACTGCTTTGGTGATCCAGCTGTTGGTGTTAGCATTCTTAGCTATCCAGCTTCTCACTAATCCTATGGTGCGTTCCACCACCCCGTTGGCCTGGGGGTTATATGGTGGTGAATAAACTCGCCTCACCCCATATGTCTGGCACCATTGATCAACCTGTGCATTACGGAAACGCTTCCCATTATCCGTACGCAGCTCTTTCGGGATTCCCAGGGCACTGCACACTTGCTCCAGCATGCCGACAACACTATTGCCGTTTGCTCTCCGGGCTGCCTTTACAGTCACAAATCCCGACATAGAATCCACCAGCACTAAGAGGAACGTCTCACCTCTTCTTCCTGTGCTCCTGATGGTCAACCCGTCCAATCGCTGCCCTCGGTGACCTGCGTTGTATCGACTACACACTTCGCAGTCCCTCAGCACGCGTTTGGACCTTCTTTACTGGGATCCAAAGctcttgctcctccagctccccaCGGGTAGATCGCACGCCTGCATGTTCTGAGGCCTCATGCCCGCTCCGCACGACCTCATCCCCGTACTCCTCTGGGACCTCCCGACCTTTTGGGAGTACAGTCCCACTTCTCGATACCGACAAAGATACTGCTGTTGGACATAACAGTCCACTTCTTCATTCCCACGCCAATAAGCTCCCTCATGCGTGTGTGCTCGTTGATGCTCAACTTCGAGTTCCAGCCGCAGCTTTGATTCTTCTTTTCACCAACTCCAACAGTCCTTCCAATATTGCTGTCACTTCTCCTACTGGGGTGCTGTCAGGGGTTCTTCCCTCCTGTCGGCTTGTTCCTTTGCGTCTTTGTTCAGGATAAACCCCCAGTAGGCTGTCTTTTCGGACCCTTCCCTTGATCCGTAGATGTAGAGTATCCCCTCTGGTTGTTCTGGTTTCTCATGTGTTTCTTGTAGTCGTTTCTTAGTGGGTAGTGCAGGCCCAATTTTAATCTCTGGGTCTAGCAAGATGTCTTCCCCTCTTCCCCACCGTACATTTGTTGCTGTCGTACTTTCAACAGTCTTAGGTGTCAGTCTCACAGCTGCTTGGATCGCTTTTCTCAATTCTGCCAGGTTCTGTTGATTAGCTTCTGTCCAAACCCATAgtctcttttctcctttctcttcatcttcattttccTTCAGACACTTATACAATGGTCTAGCGTACTTTTGGTAGTTGGGGACATGGTCTCTGACATAGTTACATAATCCTAATATTTTCTGTAGTTCCTTTTCTGATTGAGGGGGTCGAATGTTCATCAGTTTTACTTTGTATCCCTCTGAGAGTCCCAAGTCTGACATGACCTGGAAACCCAGATAATTCACCCGGAACTGTCCGAATTGGCATTTCTTGAGGTTTAGTTTCAGACCTGCCTTAGTGAGGTTTTCGACCATAGTTTGCAGCTTTGCTAGGTGTTCTTCTTCGGTGTCATCAGCAATGAAAACCTCGTCTATGTAGACTGTTGCCCCCACATCCCCCAGTACCTCCATTACGGctgactggaaaacatttggagagtTCTTGTATCCCTGGGGCAACCTCTGCCAGACGTAGCTCTTGCCTTTATGAGTAAATGCTGTCTCTTCTACTTTTCCGTTGGCAAACTGAACCTTTAGGTGTCCTGCTGTTTCTAGGTCTTTGCGGGTCATAGACACCTCTGCTCCAGTGTCCACTAGATAGGGCACTCCATCCACTTTAGCGTAGATTTCATCCCCCTTCCAGTAGGCATTCTCTAGAATGACCCGCGACCTGGACTCCGTTATTTCGTTGGCCTCCCGGTCCCAGCCTTACGGGACTCACGGAGGACCATTTTCTGTTCTGGGCTCAATTTCTTATAATCCTCATATGACATGAACGGGCCTTTCCTCGGCTGGCTTGAGGGTGTTGGTTGGATGACTGGTTTTCCTTGCGGTTCTGGTGTTCCTTTTTGGAATGGTCTACTCTGGAAGCTAGCTGATGGTCTCACACTTGCCTTGTTAGGTGGTTTTGCAGGCTGGCCAGACCCTTTCTTCCGTCTTTCCTCGTAGTACTGCTGCTCCAGGTCAAATCCTTGCACTGCTGTGTCCATCTGGGCGACCGTGGTGCTTCTCACAGGCAGCTTCACGAAGACCAACTCGCCTCTCCGTCCTTTAGTCACCTTACGTAGCACCTTCACATATCTACTTGAAAGCGGTTTGTTTAAGTGTGCGCCAAAGGGGCTCCAACCGGCTTCCCTTGTCGAGTTGTCCTCTGGCTCTCCTGATTTGGGATTTTTCATCATCCATGTCTTCTAACACCAACCTCTCATAGTGGTTCTGTGCAGACTCCGATCCAGTCATCGGTTCCGTAGTCACACTGGTAATCCACAGCTTCTTGGCTCCCTCGTATTTAGTAGCGGACACTACTGTAGGCCAGACATCCTTCAGATATCCTTCGAAGGGTCTTTTGACATCAACCATCTCCGCCTCTTTCTTCTTCCCCCAACGTTGTTCTCCTCGGAGCGGCTTATTTCCAGCTGAAGGCGGCCTCGGGTCGGTGAAGACGCTCTCGTGGTCGCTCTCTTCTTTCTCCACCGCTGGATGATCTTCCTTCCGCTGCTCCTCTCGTTCATCCGAGTCGCTGACGTCCTCAGATTGCGGCTGTCGAAGAGGTTCTCTCTGGCGGGAGTTCAGTGGCTGGATCTTGACTGGTCTCATCAGTCCGTCGTCCTTGTCAGCTTGCCGTTCGTTCTTCATTCTGTATACGTTGAGTTCTTCCAGTCCACTACGTCTTATTTCAAACGTGAACTCTTTGATGTACTTTGCTGCTTGGGGCTCTGCTCCATCCGATGAGGCCCTCAGCTCTATCTTGATAAGCTCCACCATCGTCTCTTTACCCGCCTGAAAAGTACTTGGAGGCGGGTTTGGTTGGATTGCCAGTGGGTATTTCTTAGCCTCTGGCGGGGAGTGCTCGACACGGCGTTGTTCCTCTTTTTCAGCCAGCATCTGCACCCCTTGTTCCATCTGAAGTCGGTGCAGACAAGGGTTGACCACCACCACCAATTCCTTGAACCCGAAACGATGACTGTTGGTCTTGGCTATGGTCACCACCCCATTCTCCGCAACTGACTGGGCGGTGTCCCCTGGCAGATGTGGTGGCCTTAGTCCCTGCACGCTCACCACAACTCGTCTCATTCCTTCATTATTGCCAGCCACTAATCCCCGCTCGAGGCCGCGCCAAATCTTCTTCCGGTAGTCTTCAAGATTATCCCCTTTCTTGTACGCGTCGATCGGGACTAGTATCACTGCACCATAGGGAAGATTATATCCATTTACAACGAATACGTTCCCCTTAGTCACAGTGGTTCTGGCAGCTTCCAGCTGCAGTGATTTTTGATGGTAACTTTCTCCAGCTTTTTGTCTGAGTTCCTCTCGGAACTTCCGGTTGTGAATCTTATACTTGTAGTCGGTGAACACGATCAGTCCATCACCCTCGACATCCCACGGGCTCGCGATGATCTGAAGCACCTTGAGACCGGTCTGCATCCTGACACAGATGGCCTCCGGCGGCAGTGGGGCCAGACTTTGTGACATCCTCCAGATGTCCGACTTCTGGGTCTTTTTCCTTGGTCTGTAGGCTCCCCATTGTTCCTCGTCCGTGTTGTCCCCCGCGTCGTCGGAGCTACTCTCCTCCTGATGTCGTGGTGGCGCCGATGATTTCCTCTCCGTGCTGTGAAGCGTCGGGCGAAACTCGGACCGCTGGGCTCGACGCGACGACCAGTCGATCGCAGCCGTCTCCATCCCCTCCTCCTCAACCTTCCGTTGGGATGCTCCTTCCGCTTCTTCCAGGCGTGCTGATCGAGGACGTCCTTGGGCTGGTGACGGAGCCGGTCCAGACGGTCCTTCTTCCTCGTCGGCGGTCAGGTCGATGATCAGGTCGATGAAGTCCATGTCCGCTGATCCCAGCTCTCCGACGGGGGTCCCTGTCCTAGTCGGGAAACGGGATGGAGCCTCAGCGACGTCAGAATCCTCCTTTCTCGCAGCCGGGGCTGATGCTGGTTCTCgttccttcttctcctttttgtaGGCGTCCAGCCGCTCCAGTTCCTCACGGCATTCAGTATAGTGATTAACTCCTTCAGCACTGGGGTTCACCAGTATCCCGTCTACCCCAGCAGCCAGGGTCGCTGTCTTGACCACGCTGTCGTACTTCTCAGAAGGGCTGTAGATCGTTCTTATGTCGTTGTCCTTTTTCTCCTCAAGAAGGTCAGCAATCCATCTCAGCCAGGCTTTGACCTCACCCTTTTTGCTGACCTTGACCGGACACGAAACTACACTCAACCGAGTGCCATGGTCCCGTTTGGAACAGCTGTAGATGCCTTGGGTGCCCACCAGGAGTTTCATCAACCCCAGTAGATTGTCCCGCTCGAGTGCGTAGTGATGATCATAAAACATACGCTGGTTTACTTTGGTCCATGTATCGAATCCATcaccaagcagcagcagcttcagtgAAGTTCTCTGCAGTTGGGATTCAGAGAGCCTAAATTGCTCCCCTCCTCTACTCCATTCGCCTCCCTCGTGGCCAGAGCCACGTCCTTGTCGATTTCCTGGCATCGGTTTAACTCTCGagcatccatcttcttcttcagtatccattcttgttctttgtcttcgaGTTGCCTATCCTCCAAAGCCTCTCTGAGCGCTATCGAGCAGGGATGGATCTAGGCTGGGTTGGctactggcttcactgtctggatctAGTCATCTATCCTCAGTAGAAGCTTTCCCTCACCTGTACGCCATACAGTTACTGCAAGGGTTGTGACTGACGGCCGATGCCAGTCACCGCTAACTCTTCTCCCTAAGAGCTAGCCACTAAGCGAgctattcagaatcacacatctgttttcacTGACTTAGTACCTGGGGCTCTCCTACTCCGTTGGACTTGAgcccacccagggacgccatgtttgttactacgcaatagccagcctcgccctctcctctcaactcctcggggctgactactgaccagttctctgtctaacaggtccggaaaatctcttaagaccagggtcttaccctgaacaagatctttgagataatctgtttaaactggtggcgaaagaaatTCGTCCAGCTCTCACTACCTTCGTCCAGAAGTTATGGCCTTCTTCAGTTAGGAAACGGTCagccgagtagccctcacaactgcatagtttcaataaccacttctgttaacggcagtattctttctaaaatgtaacgaGTACTTGTTAACGGCTGGATAAtctttagtgactaggattaaAATCAAGTCCCAAGGCCATCATCttaaactcaccaaaggaaagtctgaagccaccacattactagaatcgtgtatactggttttactataaatagaagaactttgattcaaatgactcaattaatttcaaggtccacaacctgattagaattttatattatatgcgtttattaagcaagctttagcagggtaaatgacaggcatacagaattcacttgagattaacatacaaagaaaatcaataaaatttagatcaatttaactatttcctaataatctccctacactgtcatctttctatcaaataaggctttggggtgcggcaAACTCATACTCCTACCCAGATGGAATtggatctcggcaacagaagtccttggttAGAATCCTTCCACTTGTGACCGTgaaaaattaatccttttttggaaatgaaacaaaatgaactgtctgttatatccaactgaacagctcttgatcggaatctttatctttaaaaaagtaaatccttcctcggaatggaaataaggtgaactgtctgttatatccaaccgaacagctcttgatcgatcctgtgacttttgttcaattccccaagtctgtgcgatgtattttgagatcgctGGGTCGAGTGCAGAGTagggaaatccaatgaggaaccaaggcagtgggtcggtggatcttcgCCTTGTTAATCCAGAGTGAGGTGAGTCTCGCTTTCCTTGGTTCCATCGGCGtaatcctctgctggtcttcttgccgctcttgtgttgAGCCTCAGCTCCGGAGACGAAGAACCTCGTGTTTCTTCAGACTCGTGGCTTTatacctttcttttctctctctccatggGAGTGTACCAAGACAAGGAACCTCTGA
This is a stretch of genomic DNA from Gambusia affinis linkage group LG12, SWU_Gaff_1.0, whole genome shotgun sequence. It encodes these proteins:
- the LOC122841377 gene encoding uncharacterized protein LOC122841377; amino-acid sequence: MDTEEEDGCSRVKPMPGNRQGRGSGHEGGEWSRGGEQFRLSESQLQRTSLKLLLLGDGFDTWTKVNQRMFYDHHYALERDNLLGLMKLLVGTQGIYSCSKRDHGTRLSVVSCPVKVSKKGEVKAWLRWIADLLEEKKDNDIRTIYSPSEKYDSVVKTATLAAGVDGILVNPSAEGVNHYTECREELERLDAYKKEKKEREPASAPAARKEDSDVAEAPSRFPTRTGTPVGELGSADMDFIDLIIDLTADEEEGPSGPAPSPAQGRPRSARLEEAEGASQRKVEEEGMETAAIDWSSRRAQRSEFRPTLHNTDEEQWGAYRPRKKTQKSDIWRMSQSLAPLPPEAICVRMQTGLKVLQIIASPWDVEGDGLIVFTDYKYKIHNRKFREELRQKAGESYHQKSLQLEAARTTVTKGNVFVVNGYNLPYGAVILVPIDAYKKGDNLEDYRKKIWRGLERGLVAGNNEGMRRVVVSVQGLRPPHLPGDTAQSVAENGVVTIAKTNSHRFGFKELVVVVNPCLHRLQMEQGVQMLAEKEEQRRVEHSPPEAKKYPLAIQPNPPPSTFQAGKETMVELIKIELRASSDGAEPQAAKYIKEFTFEIRRSGLEELNVYRMKNERQADKDDGLMRPVKIQPLNSRQREPLRQPQSEDVSDSDEREEQRKEDHPAVEKEESDHESVFTDPRPPSAGNKPLRGEQRWGKKKEAEMVDVKRPFEGYLKDVWPTVVSATKYEGAKKLWITSVTTEPMTGSESAQNHYERLVLEDMDDEKSQIRRARGQLDKGSRLEPLWRTLKQTAFK